Proteins from a genomic interval of Staphylococcus debuckii:
- a CDS encoding amidase domain-containing protein, whose protein sequence is MRKQKLLVCIFSSSLLISTLPFNHVNAEISEESSTPPKTNATDNNTSQPPSDKEDKAAKETNETHDDTSKKDEDETEQPSSVSKKENHKNTEDKKKNEDAEESDEQKSNTQQSVNNPIRPDYYKSSLDFFKPAPFKEQNNGMPSLWDQLFSNSNKSYTESSQPEQSQNNGDKSDNNLDHSKNTDSGAEQTTPSQNENSADTADDSEDTPSNTHENSDLSQDDNEVLRKLDEASASLKEDNNQVPQENEQQKEDTSSQQDKTEQDNTTTDEKSPSDTSNEQNTEKSSQQENEQDDSVINAILDEYSEGAKKQKDKYDDQHKTNDTQEDTTTDTPHSDTSTTNPQLPTQSQLEDKTEPKQSFEDGVKQSNLRSAAMFQFLPDLSNNQEDSSNFTVVENSDTRQFIKKIAKDSHDIGQNRDIFASVMIAQAILESDSGNSALAQSPHYNLFGIKGNYQGKSADFNTLEDSGNSMYQISAPFRSYPSEKESLEDYADLIKNGVEGNADIYRPTWKSEASSYRDATAHLAQTYATDSRYADKLNSIIKHYDLTQFDKKQMPNLNDYKSSGKENASDFKPFAESASDSPYPHGQCTWYVYNRMAQFDKQISGDLGDARNWNNRAENKGYTVTSTPEKHNAVVFEAGQQDADPIYGHVAFVEKVNSDGSIVVSESNVEGSGVISYRTIDADDAAQLSYIKGK, encoded by the coding sequence ATGAGGAAACAAAAGTTATTAGTCTGTATTTTTTCATCATCTTTATTAATTTCAACACTTCCTTTCAACCATGTTAATGCTGAAATTTCAGAAGAATCATCAACTCCTCCGAAAACGAATGCTACAGATAATAATACAAGTCAACCACCTTCCGACAAAGAAGATAAAGCTGCAAAAGAAACAAATGAGACGCATGATGATACTAGTAAAAAAGATGAAGACGAGACTGAACAACCCTCCTCCGTTTCCAAAAAGGAAAATCATAAAAATACTGAAGATAAAAAGAAAAACGAAGACGCTGAAGAGTCAGATGAACAAAAATCAAATACTCAGCAAAGCGTAAACAACCCTATTCGTCCTGATTACTATAAAAGCAGTTTAGACTTTTTTAAACCGGCACCATTTAAAGAACAGAATAATGGCATGCCAAGTTTGTGGGATCAACTATTTTCAAATTCAAATAAATCATATACAGAGTCAAGCCAACCTGAACAAAGTCAAAATAACGGTGATAAATCGGATAATAACTTAGATCATTCTAAGAACACTGATTCTGGTGCAGAACAAACTACGCCTTCTCAAAATGAAAATTCAGCCGATACAGCAGATGATTCAGAGGATACACCCTCAAACACTCATGAGAATAGCGACTTATCGCAAGATGATAATGAAGTCTTGAGAAAGTTAGATGAAGCGAGCGCGTCTCTTAAAGAGGATAATAATCAAGTTCCTCAAGAGAACGAGCAGCAAAAAGAAGATACTTCGTCTCAACAAGATAAAACCGAACAAGATAACACAACAACTGACGAGAAATCACCATCTGATACATCAAACGAACAAAATACTGAAAAATCCTCACAACAAGAAAATGAGCAGGATGATTCTGTGATCAACGCTATTTTGGATGAATATAGCGAGGGTGCTAAAAAACAAAAAGATAAATACGATGACCAACATAAAACAAATGACACACAAGAAGACACAACCACAGACACCCCTCATTCAGATACATCAACCACTAATCCTCAATTACCGACTCAATCACAACTTGAAGACAAGACCGAACCGAAACAATCATTTGAAGATGGTGTAAAGCAATCTAACCTTAGATCAGCAGCAATGTTCCAATTCTTGCCTGATTTATCCAACAATCAAGAAGACAGCAGTAATTTTACTGTTGTAGAAAATAGTGATACACGCCAGTTCATCAAGAAAATTGCGAAAGATTCACATGATATCGGTCAGAACAGAGATATATTTGCTTCTGTCATGATTGCACAAGCCATTTTAGAATCTGATTCAGGTAATAGTGCGCTTGCTCAGTCACCGCATTATAATTTATTCGGAATCAAAGGGAATTACCAAGGCAAATCTGCGGATTTCAATACACTTGAAGATAGCGGAAACAGTATGTACCAAATTTCAGCACCTTTCCGCAGTTACCCAAGTGAAAAAGAATCTCTCGAAGATTATGCGGATTTAATCAAAAATGGAGTTGAGGGTAACGCCGATATTTATCGTCCTACGTGGAAAAGTGAAGCTTCCTCTTATCGTGATGCTACTGCGCATCTTGCACAAACTTATGCAACTGATTCACGCTATGCTGATAAACTTAATAGCATTATCAAACACTACGATTTAACGCAATTTGATAAGAAACAAATGCCGAATTTAAATGATTACAAATCAAGTGGTAAAGAAAATGCTTCAGATTTCAAACCATTTGCTGAATCAGCGAGTGACTCACCGTATCCTCATGGTCAATGTACTTGGTATGTTTATAATCGTATGGCGCAATTCGATAAACAAATCAGTGGCGATTTGGGAGATGCACGTAATTGGAATAATCGTGCAGAAAACAAAGGTTACACCGTTACTTCCACACCAGAAAAACATAATGCGGTCGTGTTTGAAGCAGGACAGCAAGATGCCGACCCTATCTATGGCCATGTCGCTTTTGTAGAAAAAGTTAACAGCGATGGTTCGATAGTGGTTTCAGAATCTAATGTAGAAGGCTCCGGAGTCATTTCTTATAGAACAATTGATGCTGACGATGCTGCTCAATTAAGCTATATTAAAGGTAAATAA
- a CDS encoding YhgE/Pip domain-containing protein, whose product MKNAIRLFLMDLKKIIKAPAVLVILGGVMVLPSFYAWFNLDATWDPYGNTKNIKIAVVNEDKGDKVRGKKINVGDEVAKQLKKDNHFGWEFVSRKKADHDLKMGKYYAAMYIPEKFTHQMTGTLRKNPERADIEYKVNQKLNAIAPKMTDAGTSAIVQKANDKFNETATKALLKEANRLGIKLEKEIPTINKIQKAVSTANNSVPEINKFAEKILYLDEHQDKIDNYADKFRSLNQYKGDVLNGVDKLNQVNSAVPALNEKAKLVLALNEYMPDIKKALNVASNDVPEAFPRINRGVDIASNGVDKGLQGINDARGYLSAINQRVDTYQGIVNDAQNRNQDVNNRLQNNLQTAPQSASKTSENNIKFSPMSTDGNSNKTSFDSEDVNAMESSLSKGLLSLSQYTDQQAESTQDNIDSLENIAYGILSSDKPEEFKSVLDNMNSRLEATSKSNQQFIDILSEIEDREDVDLSTEINKLEEANNSVNNLIRKQNLLRDALDQGSSGKAEAVDLLKTLPQVDRDLKGLRNYIRTEMNQSLLDVSNKVTSVLNNGQAKLSTVQSKLNTISQVIDGGEAILKDSKNRIETIQSALPLIEQKYKDAMAVAQRYYPEFEQDVNKAAAFIRNDLPGLEQRLADTTATVNENIPTVFNRYDQLVDLLDKNQPEAKQKLHDLAKLIRNDLPGVEKDLAKANKLFKEIDDDDAVDKMVDFLKNDLKKQADVVSNPIKINQEDVFPVKDYGSASTPFYTILSCWVGALLMVSLMTTDNKHKDLEPYLTKREDYLGKSGLFYLIGTVQALVVSIGDIVILHAQVESVGWFIGLTVLTSLVFVTIVYTLVSLLGNPGKALAIILLVLQIAGGGGTFPIEVTPEFFQIIHPYIPFSYAVDALREAVGGIVPAILTRKILTLILFGVIFFVIGIIFKPITDPIMRKVAKEAEKSDVME is encoded by the coding sequence GTGAAAAATGCAATAAGGCTTTTTCTGATGGATTTAAAAAAGATTATTAAAGCACCTGCTGTTTTGGTCATCTTAGGAGGCGTGATGGTACTGCCCTCTTTTTATGCATGGTTTAATTTAGATGCAACTTGGGATCCATATGGAAATACTAAAAATATAAAAATAGCAGTAGTTAACGAAGATAAAGGCGATAAAGTAAGAGGCAAAAAGATAAATGTAGGGGATGAAGTTGCTAAACAATTAAAAAAAGATAACCATTTTGGTTGGGAGTTTGTCAGTCGTAAAAAAGCAGACCATGATTTGAAGATGGGCAAATATTATGCAGCTATGTACATACCAGAAAAATTTACACATCAAATGACTGGAACACTTCGCAAAAATCCTGAACGTGCTGATATAGAGTATAAAGTAAACCAAAAATTAAATGCAATCGCACCTAAAATGACAGATGCTGGAACTAGTGCGATTGTGCAGAAAGCTAATGATAAATTTAATGAAACAGCGACCAAAGCGTTACTTAAGGAAGCTAATCGATTAGGTATTAAACTTGAAAAGGAAATACCTACAATTAATAAAATTCAAAAAGCAGTTTCTACAGCTAATAATTCTGTACCTGAAATTAATAAGTTTGCTGAAAAAATATTATATTTAGATGAGCATCAAGACAAGATAGATAACTATGCAGATAAATTTAGATCGTTGAATCAATACAAGGGCGACGTTTTAAATGGCGTAGATAAATTAAATCAAGTTAATTCAGCTGTGCCTGCATTAAATGAAAAAGCTAAATTAGTATTAGCATTAAATGAATATATGCCAGATATCAAAAAAGCACTGAACGTTGCTTCTAATGATGTGCCGGAAGCATTTCCACGAATTAATAGAGGTGTCGATATTGCTAGTAATGGCGTCGATAAAGGCTTACAAGGTATCAACGACGCACGAGGTTATTTGAGTGCGATTAATCAACGCGTAGATACGTACCAAGGAATTGTGAATGATGCGCAAAATCGTAATCAAGACGTGAATAATCGTTTGCAAAATAACTTACAAACAGCACCTCAAAGTGCTTCGAAAACAAGTGAGAATAATATTAAATTTTCACCAATGAGCACAGATGGTAATTCAAACAAGACTTCTTTTGACAGTGAAGATGTAAATGCAATGGAATCTTCTTTATCTAAGGGATTATTGTCTTTATCACAATATACAGACCAGCAAGCAGAAAGTACGCAAGATAATATAGATTCATTAGAAAATATCGCTTATGGTATCTTGTCTTCTGATAAGCCTGAAGAATTTAAGTCTGTATTGGATAACATGAATTCCAGACTTGAAGCGACGAGCAAATCTAATCAGCAATTTATCGATATATTATCTGAAATTGAAGACAGAGAAGATGTAGATCTTTCAACTGAAATCAATAAATTAGAAGAAGCGAATAATAGTGTGAATAACTTAATCAGAAAACAAAATCTCCTAAGAGATGCGTTAGACCAAGGCAGCTCTGGTAAAGCAGAAGCAGTGGACTTATTGAAAACATTGCCTCAAGTTGACCGTGATTTGAAGGGATTAAGAAATTATATTCGAACAGAAATGAACCAAAGTTTATTGGACGTATCTAATAAAGTGACGTCGGTATTAAATAATGGACAGGCTAAACTTTCAACCGTTCAATCCAAGTTGAATACTATTTCTCAAGTGATTGACGGAGGAGAAGCGATTTTAAAAGACAGTAAGAATAGAATCGAAACGATTCAAAGTGCTTTGCCGCTTATCGAACAGAAATATAAGGATGCCATGGCTGTCGCACAACGTTATTATCCAGAGTTTGAACAAGATGTGAATAAAGCTGCTGCGTTTATCAGAAATGATTTACCTGGCTTAGAACAGCGATTAGCGGATACAACTGCAACAGTAAACGAAAATATTCCAACAGTATTTAATCGCTATGATCAATTAGTAGATCTGTTAGACAAAAATCAGCCAGAGGCAAAACAAAAACTACATGATTTAGCAAAATTGATACGTAATGATTTACCAGGTGTCGAAAAAGATTTGGCAAAAGCGAACAAACTCTTTAAAGAAATAGACGATGACGACGCTGTAGATAAAATGGTTGATTTCCTGAAAAATGATTTGAAAAAGCAAGCAGATGTCGTATCTAATCCAATTAAAATCAACCAAGAAGATGTTTTCCCTGTGAAAGATTATGGTTCTGCAAGTACACCATTCTATACAATATTATCATGTTGGGTCGGCGCTTTATTAATGGTGAGCTTGATGACAACAGATAATAAACATAAAGATTTAGAGCCATATTTAACTAAAAGAGAAGATTATTTAGGTAAAAGTGGTTTATTCTATCTCATAGGTACTGTTCAAGCATTGGTGGTATCCATCGGAGATATTGTAATATTGCATGCACAAGTAGAGAGTGTAGGTTGGTTTATAGGACTGACTGTCTTAACCTCGCTCGTGTTCGTAACGATTGTGTATACTTTAGTTTCATTATTAGGTAACCCAGGAAAAGCGCTTGCTATTATATTATTAGTGCTGCAAATAGCTGGTGGAGGAGGAACATTCCCTATAGAAGTAACACCCGAATTCTTCCAAATTATACACCCATATATACCGTTTTCTTATGCAGTAGATGCGTTGAGAGAAGCGGTTGGTGGAATTGTGCCAGCAATCTTAACGAGAAAAATACTGACACTGATATTATTTGGCGTTATTTTCTTTGTGATTGGTATTATATTTAAACCAATTACAGATCCTATCATGAGAAAAGTTGCAAAAGAAGCTGAGAAAAGTGACGTTATGGAATAA
- a CDS encoding ABC transporter permease/substrate binding protein, producing the protein MFNFETAKLPFADWIDKIVDWLTTHLSGLFSVLQITGEAVMNFMTMILTAIPPFVMMALLVIAAFFVFKRKWGFALFTLLGLLFIYNQGMWDDLMNTVTLVIISSLVAIIIGVPLGIWMSKSDTVEKVVKPILDLMQTMPGFVYLIPAVAFFGIGMVPGVFASVIFALPPTVRMTNLGIRSISKELVETSNSFGSTAWQRLFKLDLPMAKENIFAGINQTIMLTLSMVVIASMIGTPGLGQGVLAAVQRSEVGNGFVYGIGIVVLAIILDRFTQAMNRPKKSVMPKKKKWIITAIIAIIVLIVILFSIFFSPTKKANKGTITLAYAQTDDQVVSTNVIAQVLEEEGYKVNMTSLDIPVTWEAVAKGEADAMTGAWLPVTHAAQYKEFKDDLDNLGPHIDKKAKLGLVVPSYMDVDSIEDLDNQAKKKITGIEPGAGIVKATDKTIKAYPNLKGWDQVISSTGAMNAQLKRAVKNKDEIVITGWNPYWIFQRYDLKYLKDPKGTMGRAESIDTMARKGLKKDMPEAYRTLDNFKWSVDDMESIMLEIEKGKEPKKAASDWIKNNRDKVDKWKEK; encoded by the coding sequence ATGTTTAATTTTGAAACAGCTAAACTTCCTTTTGCTGATTGGATTGATAAGATTGTAGACTGGCTGACAACACATTTATCCGGCCTCTTCTCAGTCTTACAAATTACCGGTGAAGCTGTCATGAATTTTATGACCATGATTCTCACTGCGATTCCACCATTTGTGATGATGGCGCTTTTAGTGATTGCGGCCTTCTTTGTATTTAAGCGTAAATGGGGATTCGCACTATTCACCCTCCTTGGATTACTTTTCATTTACAACCAAGGTATGTGGGATGATTTAATGAACACCGTCACATTGGTAATTATCTCAAGTTTAGTAGCTATTATTATTGGAGTTCCTCTTGGGATATGGATGTCTAAAAGTGATACTGTAGAAAAAGTTGTCAAACCTATTTTGGATTTAATGCAAACAATGCCTGGTTTTGTCTATTTAATTCCAGCAGTAGCATTCTTCGGAATTGGTATGGTGCCAGGGGTCTTCGCTTCTGTTATTTTCGCTTTGCCTCCGACAGTCAGAATGACCAACTTAGGTATTCGTTCTATTTCTAAAGAACTTGTAGAAACGTCCAATTCTTTCGGTTCGACTGCATGGCAACGATTATTCAAACTGGATTTACCTATGGCAAAAGAAAATATTTTTGCAGGGATTAACCAAACGATTATGCTGACACTTTCAATGGTCGTAATTGCTTCTATGATTGGAACGCCTGGTTTAGGACAAGGTGTTTTAGCAGCAGTACAACGTTCAGAAGTCGGTAATGGATTTGTTTATGGTATCGGTATTGTAGTGCTTGCTATTATTTTAGACCGCTTCACTCAAGCAATGAATCGTCCGAAAAAGTCAGTCATGCCTAAAAAGAAGAAATGGATAATCACTGCAATCATCGCGATAATCGTTTTAATTGTTATTTTATTTTCTATCTTCTTTTCCCCTACTAAAAAAGCCAATAAGGGAACAATTACTTTGGCATATGCACAAACTGATGACCAAGTCGTGTCTACCAATGTAATTGCACAAGTCTTAGAAGAAGAAGGTTACAAAGTGAATATGACATCGTTAGATATCCCAGTTACGTGGGAAGCGGTAGCTAAGGGAGAAGCGGACGCAATGACGGGTGCTTGGCTTCCAGTTACTCATGCTGCACAATATAAAGAGTTCAAAGATGATTTAGACAACTTAGGGCCTCATATTGATAAAAAAGCCAAATTAGGTCTTGTAGTACCTTCTTATATGGATGTTGACTCTATTGAAGATTTAGATAACCAAGCCAAAAAGAAAATTACCGGGATTGAACCAGGTGCTGGAATTGTAAAAGCCACAGATAAAACTATCAAAGCTTATCCAAACTTAAAAGGATGGGACCAAGTCATCTCTTCCACAGGCGCTATGAACGCTCAACTTAAACGTGCCGTAAAAAATAAAGATGAAATCGTTATTACAGGTTGGAATCCTTACTGGATATTCCAACGTTACGATTTAAAATATTTAAAAGATCCTAAAGGTACTATGGGCAGAGCTGAAAGTATTGATACTATGGCACGTAAAGGTTTAAAGAAAGATATGCCTGAAGCTTATAGAACTTTAGATAATTTCAAATGGAGCGTAGATGATATGGAGTCTATCATGTTAGAAATTGAAAAAGGAAAAGAGCCTAAAAAGGCTGCCAGCGATTGGATTAAAAATAACCGTGATAAAGTCGATAAATGGAAAGAGAAATAG